The Trueperaceae bacterium genomic sequence CTCCTCAATGAAGTGCTACCTCAACGAAGGTAGCTACTGGCCCCCCGAGAGTGCCTGTAGCAACGAGTTTATCTCGGAGCGTCGCGAGGGGTCCGCTTCGCGGCGAGGGCGCCATGACGCGCCGACGGCTCGTCTGTGCCAATGCCTTCGGTGACTACTGCGAGAAGTGCCCGCGAGACCTGCCCGGCGTTCTTAGCGCGTCGGAGGTCTCGCGGGCCAGGTTCGAGGCTAGATGATCACCACCTGAGCGGGGGAGATCTCGCGTTGTATGCCCACGAAGCTGATCAGTCGCTTCACGCGCTTGTCCACGTGGATCCCCAGGTCGAAGAAGGCGATGCAGTCCTCCTTGCTCACGACCTGGCTCGCCAGCGTGTCCTTCAAGCGGATCAGCTTGGCTGGCGTGGTCGATACCACGAAGACGCTGTACTGGAGCCGTTCGCCGTAGCTCTCTAACGTGTTCGCGACCTTCGTGCGACGCCTGTCGTCCGGGATGTCGTACGCGATCACGTAGAGCCGCTTGTGGTCGTGGTTCACCTCACTCGGACCCCCACGTACCGCGGCTGCGACCCGTCCAGGTACCCCAAGACCTGCCGCGCCTGCACCTCCATGGCACGGCGCCACGTGACCTGGTAGCCGAACAGCGGGTGCTTGAACTCAGTCTGCACACGCCGCTCGTAGCCGGCGATCAGCGCCTTGCGCGCACGGTCCTTGAGCCGCACCGAGCCGAGGCGGTCGTCGAAGTCGTCGGGCTTCACCTCACCGTTGTTGATGGCGTTTATCACGACCGAGTCCGCCACCGGCGCGCGGAACT encodes the following:
- the cas2 gene encoding CRISPR-associated endonuclease Cas2, with the translated sequence MNHDHKRLYVIAYDIPDDRRRTKVANTLESYGERLQYSVFVVSTTPAKLIRLKDTLASQVVSKEDCIAFFDLGIHVDKRVKRLISFVGIQREISPAQVVII